From Bos javanicus breed banteng chromosome 5, ARS-OSU_banteng_1.0, whole genome shotgun sequence, the proteins below share one genomic window:
- the NCF4 gene encoding neutrophil cytosol factor 4 isoform X2 translates to MAKAQQLRAESDFDQLPDDIAISANIADIEEKRGFTSHFVFVIEVKTKGGSKYLIYRRYRQFYALQSKLEERFGQESKTSPLTCILPTLPAKVYVGVKQEIAEMRIPALNAYMKHLLSLPIWVLMDEDVRIFFYQSSYDAEQVPQALRRLRPRTRRVKSESPQAAGIDRMAAPRAEALFDFTGNSKHELNFKVGDVIFLLSRINKDWLEGTVRGTTGIFPVSFVKILKDFPEEEDPTNWLRCYYYEDTISTIKDIAVEEDLSSTPLFKDLLELMRPKGCWTFPEL, encoded by the exons ATGGCCAAGGCACAGCAACTTCGGGCTGAGAG cgACTTCGACCAGCTTCCTGACGACATTGCCATCTCAGCCAACATCGCTGACATTGAGGAGAAGAGAGGCTTCACCAGCCACTTT GTTTTTGTCATCGAGGTAAAGACGAAAGGGGGGTCCAAGTACCTCATCTACCGCCGCTACCGCCAGTTCTACGCCTTACAGAGCAAGCTGGAGGAGCGCTTCGGGCAGGAGAGCAAGACCAGCCCCTTAACCTGTATCCTCCCCACGCTCCCAG cCAAAGTCTATGTGGGTGTGAAACAGGAGATTGCCGAGATGCGAATACCTGCCCTCAACGCCTACATGAAG CACCTCCTCAGCCTGCCCATCTGGGTGCTGATGGACGAGGACGTTCGCATCTTCTTCTACCAGTCGTCCTACGACGCCGAGCAGGTGCCTCAGGCGCTCCGGCGGCTCCGCCCGCGCACCCGGCGAGT AAAAAGCGAGTCCCCACAAGCTGCTGGCATTGACCGCATGGCAGCTCCACGAGCAGAG gcccTGTTTGATTTCACTGGGAACAGCAAACATGAGCTGAATTTCAAAGTTGGAGATGTGATCTTCCTTCTCAGTCGGATCAATAAAGACTGGCTGGAG gGCACTGTCCGGGGAACCACAGGCATCTTCCCAGTGTCCTTTGTGAAGATCCTCAAGGACTTCCCAGAGGAGGAAGACCCCACCAACTGGCTACGCTGCTACTACTATGAGGACACCATCAGCACCATCAA GGACATTGCAGTGGAGGAGGACCTCAGCAGCACCCCACTCTTCAAGGACTTGCTGGAGCTCATGAG GCCTAAAGGCTGCtggacctttcccgaactctga
- the NCF4 gene encoding neutrophil cytosol factor 4 isoform X1, producing the protein MAKAQQLRAESDFDQLPDDIAISANIADIEEKRGFTSHFVFVIEVKTKGGSKYLIYRRYRQFYALQSKLEERFGQESKTSPLTCILPTLPAKVYVGVKQEIAEMRIPALNAYMKHLLSLPIWVLMDEDVRIFFYQSSYDAEQVPQALRRLRPRTRRVKSESPQAAGIDRMAAPRAEALFDFTGNSKHELNFKVGDVIFLLSRINKDWLEGTVRGTTGIFPVSFVKILKDFPEEEDPTNWLRCYYYEDTISTIKDIAVEEDLSSTPLFKDLLELMRREFQREDIALNYRDAEGDLVRLLSDEDVKLMVKRARGLPSQKRLFPWKLHVTQEDNYKVYNTVP; encoded by the exons ATGGCCAAGGCACAGCAACTTCGGGCTGAGAG cgACTTCGACCAGCTTCCTGACGACATTGCCATCTCAGCCAACATCGCTGACATTGAGGAGAAGAGAGGCTTCACCAGCCACTTT GTTTTTGTCATCGAGGTAAAGACGAAAGGGGGGTCCAAGTACCTCATCTACCGCCGCTACCGCCAGTTCTACGCCTTACAGAGCAAGCTGGAGGAGCGCTTCGGGCAGGAGAGCAAGACCAGCCCCTTAACCTGTATCCTCCCCACGCTCCCAG cCAAAGTCTATGTGGGTGTGAAACAGGAGATTGCCGAGATGCGAATACCTGCCCTCAACGCCTACATGAAG CACCTCCTCAGCCTGCCCATCTGGGTGCTGATGGACGAGGACGTTCGCATCTTCTTCTACCAGTCGTCCTACGACGCCGAGCAGGTGCCTCAGGCGCTCCGGCGGCTCCGCCCGCGCACCCGGCGAGT AAAAAGCGAGTCCCCACAAGCTGCTGGCATTGACCGCATGGCAGCTCCACGAGCAGAG gcccTGTTTGATTTCACTGGGAACAGCAAACATGAGCTGAATTTCAAAGTTGGAGATGTGATCTTCCTTCTCAGTCGGATCAATAAAGACTGGCTGGAG gGCACTGTCCGGGGAACCACAGGCATCTTCCCAGTGTCCTTTGTGAAGATCCTCAAGGACTTCCCAGAGGAGGAAGACCCCACCAACTGGCTACGCTGCTACTACTATGAGGACACCATCAGCACCATCAA GGACATTGCAGTGGAGGAGGACCTCAGCAGCACCCCACTCTTCAAGGACTTGCTGGAGCTCATGAG GCGGGAGTTCCAGAGAGAGGACATCGCCCTCAACTACCGTGACGCTGAGGGGGACCTGGTTCGGCTGCTGTCAGATGAGGACGTGAAGCTCATGGTGAAGCGGGCCCGAGGTCTCCCCTCCCAGAAGCGTCTCTTCCCCTGGAAGCTGCACGTCACCCAGGAGGACAACTACAAGGTCTACAACACAGTCCCCTGA